aCCTCTTAAAATCTTTATTATCACTTATTTctagtgttgttgggttttttggttgtttttttggggtttttttttttcttaagatatTGTTAGTCTTTTACTTTTAGctgtacattatttttttttcataattgagcacacacacactcacgctcgcacacacacacacacacacacatgaacatatgcatgcacacaacacacacacacacacaccaacagtgaaCCACAaaactttatgtgcctttgttcTATACAAGAGGGATACCGCTTATTAGAAAAAGCATTATGGAGCAAAGTCAgagaagtataccagcaaaatggcaaagttttaaataatattcaacaaccggaatctatcaatcaatcaaaattaatacattcagtaatttaatcagattaaggcaaattcaggcattatcaaactggataaagctgaacgcttttataacaaaagTTCAGCAGACATGTTGAatacatatgtggagaatctatttctagcaaacacatactctttgaatctCAGAGTCTGAAActgtttttaccaaacttcacggaaaattcttgtgaatgtatttttgacaattttaaGATATTACCTGCTATTGCAgtaggtttgctgcatagtccaactggacatttgttatagttgttacagttgtttgatgttagcgtttccttttatatgcctatgtctccccttttaatgttttattttttccaatgctctgtatcattccccaccacacacacacacatgcgcacacacatacacacacaccattcttcaccctctgcccaatactcttcccaccaccacgccccaccctccacccccacccccctttttttctgtcaaatatcacttaaaagtggaagacgttaaactgaagaccacacacacacacacacacacacacaaagacacaaagaggtCATTAAATTGTGTGAAACATTTGTTCTTTATGTCCAGCATGTATTTATTCAATAAAGGTAGATTTCATTCAATATTGCAGGCAGCTCTTCCAGGTTTGACACCTGGTATGGCATGGAACCTGCAGCAAAACCATCTAGTCCTGAGAGAGGCAAGCCAGTCACTTCAGATGCTGAAAGAGGGGCAAACATGGAAGCAATGACCTTAGCCTTTGCAGCAGAAAACAACATTCCACTTTCCAGTGTGCCAAATCTTGTACGCCTGATGCAGGTATGATAGAATGAACTTGATTCATCTGTTCTCATTTGTATTTTTAATCGGAAAATGTTAATTTCAGTTCCTCATGGATTCAAAGCTCTTAAAAAGTGGTGCTGGAACGATTCTTTTAAATACGTGTTTCTTTGCTCACTAAACTGGAAAGAATGTGACATTCATCACCAGTATATATCATGAAACCATGATCCATTGCTTTTCAAACTAAATCATTTTGTGTCTGCTAACAGCATCCTCTGGACCTTTTAATAAGTTCACAAAGTCTTGctttccccgttctctctctctctccctctctctctcacacacacacatttttttcctgtctcaTTTACTTCCCCCACTTCATCTTGCCATCCCCTCTCCTTAGACTTGTACCAACACTGCTTGGAGCTTTCTCTTTAGTTGGTGTGTAGGAGTGTGTAAATATGTGAATGTTTATACGCGTGAGAAGAGTGATAGGGTACATGGATGTGTtgttgcatgtgtgcttgtggcagAATATTATGCAAAGTTTACTTGGAAATTACAAAAAAGTATTCTTAAAGTTCATTTGAGCTtatattgtcatttcttttttgaATATTTTGGTGAACAAAAGGGAGCAGAAAATTGATGTGTGCATTGTTAATGAATCTGTTTCAGGCAGCAGCTAAGGACAGTGTGGGTGTAAAGCAGATGAAGTTGTCAGACTGCACTGCATCTTACAAGATGAAGTATGGACTTGCTGCATCCCTTCAGGAGCCACTTCTTAAAGAACTAAGATCCAGCTTCTTCAGTTTGAATATTGACGAGGctaccagcaacaccaacaaaagagTTTTGGCTGTGCTTGTTTCCCACTACTCAGAATCTGCCCAAAAGGTTCTGATTCATCATCTCGATGCATTCAGCCTTACAAGAGTGTGTGCCAAGGACATTTACTCTTGTTTAGAGTCCATGTTTGATAAGTATGAACTGCCATGGGAAAATGTAATTTCTGTCCTCATGGATTCATGCAGTGTTATGAGAGGCTCCAAACAGGGACTGGAAGcattaatcagaaaaaaaacccaaatgcaCACATCTCTTGGACATAGATGGAGATTCATGTCATCATGCACACAATTGTGCCAAGAAATTTTGCGAGCCATTTGGGGGATTTGTTGAGCAGATGATGGCTGACGTTGGAGTGCTCATTTGAAGGACAGTCTTTTTGAACTGTGCATGATATTAGGTATTACACCTACAGCCCCAGAGAGATATGTGCCACACaggtggctgtctgtctttgatgTTGCCCTGGACACATTGCGGATGTTCGATGCACTTACTCTCTTCTATTTCAGTTTTCTTACAAAGGATGACAGAATGGTGTACAAAGACATCCATGAAGAAAtcctcagcagatgtggtgtgtcagacactggcagagaaaatgtGCAGAGAATTACGTCCAGTGTGAACAAGAAGCAGTCAGGATTCACCAGAGATGGCAAAGAGAGAAAATCTCTCATTTCCAGCGCATGAAAACTGTTGCCATACTGAATTTTTATGTCGCAG
The sequence above is a segment of the Babylonia areolata isolate BAREFJ2019XMU chromosome 19, ASM4173473v1, whole genome shotgun sequence genome. Coding sequences within it:
- the LOC143293961 gene encoding uncharacterized protein LOC143293961 encodes the protein MCALLMNLFQAAAKDSVGVKQMKLSDCTASYKMKYGLAASLQEPLLKELRSSFFSLNIDEATSNTNKRVLAVLVSHYSESAQKVLIHHLDAFSLTRVCAKDIYSCLESMFDKYELPWENVISVLMDSCSVMRGSKQGLEALIRKKTQMHTSLGHRWRFMSSCTQLCQEILRAIWGISPERYVPHRWLSVFDVALDTLRINPQQMWCVRHWQRKCAENYVQCEQEAVRIHQRWQREKISHFQRMKTVAILNFYVAVLPEIKKYVMFFQRKEPSMHLLHSKQHELFNNFCSLFLRPEWLQGRPSAVDLNKEENFLPVRQMFVGSKTTEVLQTKEGQSFKKEFLLLACKAYTAAGVHLQHKMPIDNKALKLISALDPEVRCTSTAQTYLEYGKRCRMCFQQNKKMPS